A section of the Acidobacterium capsulatum ATCC 51196 genome encodes:
- a CDS encoding 2-keto-4-pentenoate hydratase: protein MNLKLMTQHADRLDRAAGMLVEARRTLSLLENLPVELCPRTLDEAYAVQDRVAALFGAVGGYKIGAPTPEAAPLFGPMPLFGPDAVAGGFPRAATGEEVLIGGPLRRMRGIEAEIAFLLGSDLPPRDTPYTREEVVAAIASAHPGLELLESAFVDPDKVERPTMMGDLQINGGYVLGPALPGWQSVDLTEESVKVTVDGEVRFRGTASNSAGTDLLRLVVYLANEGAARTGGLRAGQVITTGSWSGKTLAHAGSVARIEFSTFGGVKIRFA from the coding sequence ATGAATCTCAAATTGATGACACAACACGCTGACCGTTTGGATCGCGCGGCCGGGATGCTGGTCGAGGCGCGGCGCACGCTTTCTCTGCTGGAGAACCTGCCCGTTGAGCTGTGTCCGCGCACGCTGGACGAGGCCTATGCTGTGCAGGATCGCGTCGCGGCCCTGTTTGGCGCGGTGGGCGGATACAAGATTGGCGCGCCCACGCCGGAGGCGGCTCCTCTCTTTGGCCCGATGCCGCTGTTTGGGCCTGATGCTGTGGCGGGCGGCTTTCCGCGCGCGGCAACGGGAGAAGAAGTTCTGATCGGCGGCCCGCTGCGCCGCATGCGCGGCATTGAAGCTGAGATAGCCTTTCTGCTGGGCAGCGACCTGCCGCCGCGCGATACGCCTTACACGCGCGAAGAGGTCGTGGCGGCGATTGCCAGCGCGCATCCGGGGCTGGAGCTGCTGGAGTCGGCCTTTGTCGATCCGGACAAGGTGGAGCGGCCGACGATGATGGGCGATTTGCAGATCAACGGCGGCTATGTGCTCGGGCCCGCGCTGCCCGGCTGGCAAAGCGTCGATCTCACAGAGGAGAGCGTCAAGGTCACCGTCGATGGCGAGGTGCGCTTTCGTGGCACCGCGTCCAACTCGGCGGGGACCGATCTGCTGCGGCTGGTGGTCTACCTGGCGAATGAAGGCGCGGCACGCACAGGCGGCCTGCGCGCGGGGCAGGTCATCACGACGGGAAGCTGGTCGGGCAAGACACTGGCGCATGCAGGGTCGGTTGCAAGGATTGAGTTCAGCACATTTGGCGGCGTGAAGATTCGCTTTGCGTAA